The sequence GGTGGCTCCCGCGTACTCCCCGCCGGTGGAGAACCCCTGGACCAGACGGCAGATCAGCAGCAGAATCGGCGCGGCGAAGCCGACGGTGTGATAGGCGGGCAGAAATCCGACGGCGAAGGTACTGACCGCCATCATGATCATGGTGGCGGCGAGCACGCGTTTACGGCCGATACGGTCGCCGAGCGGACCGAATACCAAGCCACCGAGCGGCCGGACGAGAAATGCCGCGGCAAAGGTGGCAAAGGTCGATACGACCTGGGCACCGGGGGAACTCGACGGGAAGAACACCTTGCCCAAGGTGCCGGCCAGATAGGCGTAGACCCCGAAGTCGAACCACTCCATGGTGTTGCCCAGTGCCGCTGCCGACACCGCCTTGCGTACGGCGGGCCTGTCGGTGACCGTCACATCCTCGGCGCTCAGCGGCTGTTTGCGGCGGCGCAGCAGAATGCGGAGCATGCGGTCGGTGGCGGGAGTTCCCCCACGGGCCGGCTTCCGGCCCCTTCCCGGTTTCGACGGTCCTTGGCGTCCAGCGCTCATGTCATCCCGTCAACAGGGCGGAATCGGTTTCCTCATGATTTGCCCATCGGCCCAGCATGGGCCGGCTCACCCGTGATTTCTTCGACGGTTCATTATTCCCCGGCCGATCCGTATCGGGAGAAGGCCGGGCGCCGCGTGTCGCACGAGCTGACGGGTGTCGGGGTCATGGGCCCGGCGAACCGGACAGGCGGCGGGCCGAAAGTTACGCGCCCGCAGCGCCCCGGCCGTGGCAAAGCCCAGGCCGACCAGAGGGTCGGCCTGGGCTGGTTCCGGGGCGCCTGGGGCATCTCCGGGAGGGGAGGAGAGGCCACCGGGAGAAAACTCCTGGTGGAGCCTCCTGGTGGCCCTCGTGCAAGAGGTCTCCTGGGAGCGGGCTCCCGGGCGGCCCCGAACCGGAAGGGCTCAGACGTGTCGGTACGAGGCGAGGTGGGCGAACACCACGATGTTGTCGACGTAGTCCTTGACCTTCCGGTCGTATGCACCACCGCAGGTGATCACCCGGAGTTGCGCGGTGGGGGCATCGCCGTAGACCCGGTCGCTGGGGAACCTCGCCTTGTTGAAGGTCTCGACACTGTCGACCCTGAAGGTCGCGATCATGCCGTCCTCGCGGGTGATGTTGATCGAGTTGCCGGGCTTGAGCGCTTCGAGTTGCAGGAACACCGCCGGTCCGATCTTGGTGTCCACGTGACCGGCGATGATCGCCGAGCCGCGCTCACCCGGCGCCGCGCCGTCCTTGTACCAGCCGACGATGTTCTTGTTCATCGCGGGCGGGGCGTTGAGCTGTCCGGTCGGGCCGATGGTCAGCTGGGTGAAGGGCGCGTCCACGCCGATCTGCGGGATCGTCACCCGCTTCGGGGCGGAACGGGGCAGGGCCAGATCAGGGACTGCCGCGGCGGTTGAAGGACTCGGGGTGGCGGAGGACGCCACGGCCGGCTGGGACTGCGGTCTGGGGTCTGCCGAGGTGTCCACGGAGTTGTAGACGAGGAGAGAGCCCAGCAGAAACGCTCCCGCGGACCACAGCAGGCCGCGGCCGACGGGGCGGGACGCGGTGGAGGTCCGGGAGGGGTTCGAATTCGGCTGGGGCGACTGCTGGGCGGTCATGTGCAGGTGCCTTTCATGAACGGGCCGGCGGCGCGACATGAGGGCCACCGGTGATGCCATCGCCGCGGCCACCGTTCGCAGGGAACGGTGGCCGCGAGCACAGCGGCCCCCGTATGGGGCAGCCGGATCAGGCCGCCGCAGCGCCCGAGGAGTTGCGACGACGCAGCATGTAGGCACCAGCACCGAGACCACCGAGCATCAGCACGGAGCCGGCAGCCATACCGCCACCGGTCGCCAGGCCGCCACCGCCGGTGTGGATGCCACCGGTCGGCCTGCGGCGCTCGCCACCGCCGCCGTAGCCACCACCGTCGTGGTCACGGTCGCCGTAGCCACCCTTGTCGCGGCCGCCGTAGCCACCCTTGTCGTGGTCGCCGTAGCCGCCCTTGTCGCGGTCACGGTCTCCGCCGCGGCCGTGGTCGCGGTCGCCACCGCGGCCGTGGTCGCGGTCGCCACCGCGGCCGCCCTTGTCGTGGTCGTCGCCGTAGCCGCTGGTCTGGTCCCAGTCGCCCAGCACGGTCTTGGCCGCCATGGCGCCGCCGCCGGTGTGGACACCACCGCTCGGCCTGCGGTCGTTGCCGCAGTTGTCGCCGCCGTAGCCGCCGCGGCCGTGGTCACCACCGCCGTAGCCGCCACGGCCGTGGTCGCGGTCGCCGTAACCGCCACGGCCGTTGTCACGCCCGTTGTCGCGGCCGTTGTCGCGGCCGTTGTCGCGGCCGTTGCCACCCCGGCCGTTGTCACGGTCGCCGAAGCCACCGCGGCCGTTGTCGCGGCAGTTGTCACGGCCCCAGCCGCCGCGGCCGTGGTCACGGTCGCCGTAGCCGCCGCGGCCGTGGTCGCGGTCACCGCCGCGGCCGTGGTCGCGGTCGCCGCCACGGCCGTGGTCACGGTCTCCGCCGCGGCCGTGGTCGTCGCCGTTCCTGTCGTGGTCGTTGTTGCTGACGGAAGAGGTACTGTCCGAGGCAATGTCCGCCGTGATCATTGCGTTCGCAGCGGGGGCGGAGATTGCGAGCACCGCCGTAACGGCGGCTGAGGCGAACAGGGTGCGAGCAGTGCGCATGGGGACATGTTCCTTTCGGCGCGACTGCGAAGGCTGACTCTTTGCCGGCTCATCGGATCGCAGTGGCGACGTGATCACCGTCAGCCGGATCGCGGCCTCGCACCACCGGAGAATGTCGCATTCGAGGGACACCATGGGCTCTTCGGGTGGCCGGAGGCAGCGGATTCACCCGTTGGATGGCGCGCGTCGTCGGCGTGTCGCGTAACGAGTGGGCTAGAGGCACTTTTGCGGCCCTCCAGGGCGCCGCAATTCAGCCGCGAACAGGCGCGTCGAGCGGGGCTTCGCCGCGACACGCCGACGGCTGCGATGCCCGCGGCGACGCCCGCCGTGAGCCTGTGGTGACGCCATGGCGAGCCCGTGATGGCGCCCATGGCGAGCCCCCGTGGTGACGCCCCGGCACGATGGCGTGGGACGAGAGGTTTTCGGGAGCGAGCTCCACTCACTCGATGCGGCCCACGGCTGCTGGGCCGTGCGCCTTGCGGTCGGCAGCAGCCGTTCCGGGATGCGGTCGCTCAGGCATTCGCTTATGCGGTCGATTGTGTAGTCGCTCACGCAGACGGTCATGCAGTCGCTCACGCGGTCGGTTAAGCGTCGCTGCGTACGCCGTGAAGAACCGGCCGCCGGCCGGCCCGCGGGGAGGGCGGAGAAACACTCAACTCCCAGCAGGAAAAGCCCGTTCCTCCGTCGACGGTACCGATGGAGGCCGATCCGGAAGCGGCGGCCACTGCTCGCTGCTTGTGCCTGCCGGAATGCTGATCGGTACCGTAACCGTCAGTGCTCTCCCTCCCCTTGCCCCAGGGGCAGTTGTCGCACAAGGGCCTCGCCACCCACGCGAACCGTCACCCGCGGGGCGCTTCAAAGACGCTCACCCGATATGAGGGATTCGTACGTCCGACGGGCCGAGCCGGCAGGCGGTCCCCTGCGTCCCATGACAGATCGAGGGCACCATTTCCGTCGCTCCCCCTCACCGCGCCTGGCCTCGCCTACCGTGCCCCCAGGCCGTCACCTCAGGCCGTCACCTCAGGCCGTGCTGTCCCGGAGCGCCTTTTCCACGATCGCCTCCAGTCGCGCATGATGTGCCCCACGCCAATAGACGCGCCCGCAGGCAGTGCATTGCGCGAAGACGTCATACGTACGCTGGGTGCCGTGCTCCAGGTGCTCCCGGACCGAGTTCTTGTCAGCGTCCGCCAGTCGGCCGTTACAGGCGGTGCAGCGCGTCCACGGGGCGAGCGTGGGGGCGAAACGACCCAGTACGTCGCGGAGTTGGTCATCGGGCCGGTCACTGTAGACAAACGCGCCCGCCCAGATCTCCCGGCGTCGCAGCAATCCCCGGTCCCGGGAGAGCAGTACCCGCCGCTCCTTCGCCGAGAGCGCGGCCAGCGCCGCGTCACCAGGATCCTCGTTCGTGTACGCCGCGTCGACGCCGAGCAGCCGCAACCTGCGCGCCAGAGTGCCGAGGTGCACATCGAGCAGGAACCTCAGGGGCGCGCCGGCGATCCGCTGCGGGCGTTCGACGGCGTACACCTCGATGTTCTCGCCTGCCCCCGGCACATGGGAGACGGCAACCCCGACCCCGTCCACGACGAGTCGCCCGACCTCGGTGAGCGGGACGCCCAGCGACTCGACGACATGGCCGAGCGTCGATGAGCCATCGGTCACCACCGGCACGGGGGCAGTGGTGGTGTGCACCGATGCGACGAAAAGGTGCAGCTCAGGGGCGAAGCTCAGATGAATCTCGGGTCCGTTCACGCCGGACAGCATGCCATCGGGCAGGCCTGGCCAGCCAGCGGATTCCTGCCGGTCAAAGGAGGGACAACCATGCCTCTGGTCCGCCCCGCCATGCCGCAGTGTCGAGCCACCGGCCGGGCGCTGAGCCGCACGCGACCGCGCACCGTCCACCCCGCGGGCCGGCCGGGCCAATGTGTGGACACCGCGGCACTGGTGGTGGCCGGCGAGCTTTTCCGGCCGGGCCGGAGTCCTCCTCAGCAGCTCAAATTGTCGCCAGGTGTCGTCCCCAGGATCTGCACAAAGCTCTGGTAGCTGTTGATCCGGCTCTGCACCTGGCCGGGGTTGCCGCCGTTGCACTCAAGAGCACCGTTGATGCTGCGGATGGTTTCACCGAAACCGGCCCCGCTGACCATGGCCTGGTGCGGGGTCATGGTGCCCGGCCCGGTCTGTGTGTTCCAGTACCAAAGCGCGGTCTTCCAGGCGACGGCGGCGTCCTGCTCCACCAGATAGGGGTTGTTCAGCAGGTCGATGCCGAGCGCATCGCCCGCCGCCTTGTAGTTGAAATTCCAGCTGAGCTGCATCGGACCGCGGCCGTAATACGCCGCCTGACCTGCTGGGCACCCGTACGGCTGACTGGCATCGCAGTAGTGGGGGTAGTTCCCGGTGTTCTGTTCCACCACGTAGACGAGGCCACCGGTCTCGTGACTCACGTTCGCGAGGAATGCCGCGGCCTCCTGCCGCTTCACCGTGTCGCTCCCGGTGTTCGCGAACTCCGGATATGCGCTGAGAGCCGCGGTCAGGCCGCTGTAGGTGTAGAAGGCATTCCGGTTCGGGAACATCTGGTTGAACTGCGCCTCGCTGACGACAAACCCCTCGTCCCGGGCATCAGAACCGCCCGGTACCGCCACACAGCCCTCACAGCCCACTGCGGCTGTCGCAGGCGCCGCCGGAACGACGACGGCCAGGCTCGCGGCGATAGCGGCGGCGCTCAGCAGCGCGGCAATACGTGATCTCATCACGGTGACTCCTTCGCGCGGCCGGACTCCGGACAGGAGGGGCCACGGCGTGTGGGGGGAAGACCTCATGGACGAAGTGCCTGTGCCTGTGCCTCACGAAGCGAACTACATCAGTTGCCGTGTGCGCCGTATCGCCTCAACCGCTGCCCTCGAAGTGCGAGCAAGACGACGACTTCAACTACACCTGGAACTGCGACCGTGACCACCAGAGCCGCGGTCTAGACCAACCCAGGTTATGGCGCACGCATTGAACATGTCCATACCAATGCACCGTCCATCGGCGCTCAGTACTGACACTCAGTGCTGACAGTCAGTACCGACGACTGCATGGCAACTCGCCCCACGGTTACGGCCGTTCCACGCTCCTGCGCGAACGGGCCGGGACAAGCCGGGCCAGACCAGGCCGGGCCGGGCCGGGCCAGACCGGACCATGCCCGCTACATAGCGTCGGACCAGGCGGTGGCGACGCAACAGCGCACGCCCTGTGCGAAAGTGGCCCGATGAAGACAATCGGGTTGCTCGGTGGCATGAGCTGGGAGTCCACGGCGGAGTACTACCGGCTGCTGAACCAGTTGACGCGCGAGCGGCTGGGCGGTCTGCACTCCTCGAAGTGCGTGCTCTACTCCGTGGACTTCGCGGAGATCGAACGGCTGCAGGCCGAAGGACGCTGGGAGCAGGCCGGAGAGATACTGGCCGAGGCCGCCAGGGCGCTGGAGTCGGCCGGCGCGGACATGCTGCTGCTCTGCACCAACACCATGCACAAGGTCGCCGACCAGGTATCCGCTGCCGTGACCGTCCCGCTGCTGCACCTCGCCGACACCACCGCGGACGCCGTACGCACCAGTGGCCTGCGCCGCGTCGGACTGCTGGGCACCGCTTTCACCATGGAGCAGGACTTCTACCGCGGCCGGCTCGAAAGCCACGGACTGGACGTGCTCGTCCCGGACTCCGCCGGGAGAGGCGCCGTCCATCGCGTGATCTACGAGGAGCTGTGCCTCGGCATCGTCCGCGAGGAATCCCGGAAGTCGTTCCAGGCCGTCATCAACCAACTCGTCGACGCCGGGGCCGAGGGCATCGTGCTGGGCTGCACCGAGATCGAGCTGCTCATCGAGCCGGAGCACAGCCCGGTTCCGCTCTTTCCGACCACCCGTCTGCACGCCGAAGCAGCCGTCACGCACGCCCTCGCCGACGCCCCGTAACAGGCCCTTGCCGGCGCCTTGTAGCCCGTACGGCCTAGCGCAGCAGCGCCGCGATGACCGCGGGCCCGAACAACGGCAACGCCCCGAAGTCAGCGAAGGGAAGCTTACGGACGATCAGGGTTGGGAAGTGTGCTGCCGCCAACTCCCCTATCGTCACAAATTATTGGGTCGCGACCGGGTTTGAACTCGCGGCAGGTAGGCTGACGTGGTGTCGCGTAGCGAGTTAGAACGATTGGCCAGAATCCGGATGCAGGTCACCGGTGAGACGCTCGAACGCGCCATGGCCGTACTCGAAGGCCAGACAGCTTTCTCCGCATTGCCCTCCGCGTCCGACGCCGAGCCCGATCCCGCCGAAAGCGTTGAGATCAGCGAGGCCGGCACGGACAGCGAAAGCGCTACGAGCAACGGGGACAGTGAGGCCCGCGTAGTGCCCGAGGTCCGACGGACGCCTCCCAAACGAAACCACCTGCGGGGCCTCTGAGCCGGCGAGCGGCCCCCCGACGCACCATGCCTTGGGCATGCGCCTGGCTCCTGCCCCGGACTCCTCAGCCCCTTGACTCCTCCACTCACCAGCCCCTCCCGGCTCCTTCGCTCCCCGGCCCCCCGGCTCCCGAAGCGGATCGTGCGCCATCAGGACGCCGGCGGCTCGGCGGGGAAGAGGATGGGGCTGAGGAGGTAGGGTGCGCGGCCCGGGATGGGCTCGTTGCCGAGGGAGGGCTG is a genomic window of Streptomyces sp. Edi2 containing:
- a CDS encoding class F sortase, which codes for MTAQQSPQPNSNPSRTSTASRPVGRGLLWSAGAFLLGSLLVYNSVDTSADPRPQSQPAVASSATPSPSTAAAVPDLALPRSAPKRVTIPQIGVDAPFTQLTIGPTGQLNAPPAMNKNIVGWYKDGAAPGERGSAIIAGHVDTKIGPAVFLQLEALKPGNSINITREDGMIATFRVDSVETFNKARFPSDRVYGDAPTAQLRVITCGGAYDRKVKDYVDNIVVFAHLASYRHV
- a CDS encoding chitinase, encoding MRSRIAALLSAAAIAASLAVVVPAAPATAAVGCEGCVAVPGGSDARDEGFVVSEAQFNQMFPNRNAFYTYSGLTAALSAYPEFANTGSDTVKRQEAAAFLANVSHETGGLVYVVEQNTGNYPHYCDASQPYGCPAGQAAYYGRGPMQLSWNFNYKAAGDALGIDLLNNPYLVEQDAAVAWKTALWYWNTQTGPGTMTPHQAMVSGAGFGETIRSINGALECNGGNPGQVQSRINSYQSFVQILGTTPGDNLSC
- a CDS encoding Mut7-C RNAse domain-containing protein, which translates into the protein MNGPEIHLSFAPELHLFVASVHTTTAPVPVVTDGSSTLGHVVESLGVPLTEVGRLVVDGVGVAVSHVPGAGENIEVYAVERPQRIAGAPLRFLLDVHLGTLARRLRLLGVDAAYTNEDPGDAALAALSAKERRVLLSRDRGLLRRREIWAGAFVYSDRPDDQLRDVLGRFAPTLAPWTRCTACNGRLADADKNSVREHLEHGTQRTYDVFAQCTACGRVYWRGAHHARLEAIVEKALRDSTA
- a CDS encoding aspartate/glutamate racemase family protein, with amino-acid sequence MKTIGLLGGMSWESTAEYYRLLNQLTRERLGGLHSSKCVLYSVDFAEIERLQAEGRWEQAGEILAEAARALESAGADMLLLCTNTMHKVADQVSAAVTVPLLHLADTTADAVRTSGLRRVGLLGTAFTMEQDFYRGRLESHGLDVLVPDSAGRGAVHRVIYEELCLGIVREESRKSFQAVINQLVDAGAEGIVLGCTEIELLIEPEHSPVPLFPTTRLHAEAAVTHALADAP